One Actinomyces respiraculi DNA window includes the following coding sequences:
- the trxA gene encoding thioredoxin, with product MSSVSAVTDATFATEVLASDVPVVIDFWAEWCGPCRQMAPIVEELATELDGKVTFVKVDVDENPATARSFGIRSIPTFAVVRDGEVVHQFAGSRPKAAFRKEVERVL from the coding sequence ATGTCATCCGTTTCCGCCGTCACCGACGCCACCTTCGCCACTGAGGTCCTTGCCTCCGACGTTCCCGTGGTCATCGACTTCTGGGCCGAGTGGTGCGGTCCCTGCCGTCAGATGGCCCCCATCGTCGAAGAGCTCGCCACCGAGCTGGACGGCAAGGTCACGTTCGTCAAGGTCGATGTCGACGAGAACCCGGCCACCGCCCGGTCCTTCGGCATCCGCTCCATCCCGACCTTCGCCGTCGTGCGCGACGGCGAGGTCGTCCACCAGTTCGCGGGCTCGCGCCCCAAGGCGGCGTTCCGCAAGGAGGTCGAGCGGGTCCTCTGA
- the trxB gene encoding thioredoxin-disulfide reductase, with amino-acid sequence MIHDVVIVGSGPAGYTAAIYAARAQLKPIILGGSVTAGGALMNTTEVENYPGFVDGIMGPDLMTQMQEQAERLGAELRYEDVVSLDLTGDIKRITTDDEVYEARTVIMSTGSEYRKLGIEHEDRLSGHGVSYCATCDGFFFKDQPIVVVGGGDSAMEEATYLTRFGSSVTVVHRRDQLRASAAMAERAKNDPKITFAWNSTVTALHGDSALESVTLTDTVTGEQRQIPAAGLFVAVGQIPRSELVRGVLDVDEAGYIRVESPSQRTNVPGVFACGDVTDPTYQQAVTAAGSGCRAALDAQEYLASLSA; translated from the coding sequence ATGATCCACGACGTCGTCATCGTCGGCTCCGGCCCGGCCGGATACACCGCCGCGATCTACGCCGCACGCGCCCAGCTCAAGCCGATCATCCTCGGAGGGTCCGTCACCGCTGGTGGCGCCCTGATGAACACCACTGAGGTCGAGAACTACCCCGGTTTCGTCGACGGCATCATGGGCCCCGACCTCATGACCCAGATGCAGGAGCAGGCCGAGCGCCTGGGCGCCGAGCTGCGCTACGAGGACGTCGTCTCCCTCGACCTCACCGGCGACATCAAGCGGATCACCACCGACGACGAGGTTTACGAGGCCCGCACGGTCATCATGTCGACCGGCTCGGAGTACCGCAAGCTCGGCATCGAGCACGAGGACCGCCTGTCTGGCCACGGCGTGTCCTACTGCGCCACCTGCGACGGGTTCTTCTTCAAGGACCAGCCGATCGTCGTCGTCGGCGGCGGCGACTCGGCCATGGAAGAGGCCACCTACCTCACCCGCTTCGGCAGCTCGGTGACCGTCGTGCACCGGCGCGACCAGCTGCGCGCCTCCGCGGCCATGGCCGAGCGCGCCAAGAACGACCCGAAGATCACTTTCGCCTGGAACTCCACGGTGACGGCCCTTCACGGCGACTCCGCCCTCGAGTCCGTCACGCTCACCGACACCGTCACAGGTGAGCAGCGCCAGATCCCGGCTGCCGGGCTCTTCGTCGCCGTCGGCCAGATCCCGCGCTCCGAGCTCGTGCGCGGCGTGCTTGATGTGGATGAGGCCGGCTACATCCGGGTCGAGTCCCCGAGCCAGCGCACGAACGTACCCGGCGTCTTCGCTTGCGGCGACGTCACCGACCCCACCTACCAGCAGGCGGTCACCGCAGCCGGCTCCGGCTGCCGGGCCGCGCTCGACGCCCAGGAGTACCTGGCCTCGCTGTCCGCCTGA